One part of the Alistipes onderdonkii genome encodes these proteins:
- a CDS encoding RnfABCDGE type electron transport complex subunit E, whose product MNKLNIILSGIVRNNPTFVLVLGMCPTLGTTTSAGNGMGMGLATMAVLIMSNLVISLIKNIIPDKVRIPAFIVVIASFVTVVEMLMKAYTPPLYEALGVFIPLIVVNCIILGRAEAFASKNTPLDSVLDGVGIGLGFTLSLTAVGAVREILGSGAIFGISLGTADYMPLIFVLAPGAFLVLGYLMVLFNKLAKK is encoded by the coding sequence ATGAATAAACTGAACATCATTCTGAGCGGCATCGTCAGGAACAACCCGACGTTCGTGCTGGTGCTGGGCATGTGTCCCACGCTGGGTACGACGACCTCGGCCGGAAACGGCATGGGCATGGGGCTGGCGACGATGGCCGTGCTGATCATGTCGAACCTGGTGATCTCGCTCATCAAGAACATCATTCCGGACAAGGTGCGCATCCCGGCGTTCATCGTCGTGATCGCCTCGTTCGTGACCGTGGTCGAAATGCTGATGAAAGCCTACACGCCGCCCCTGTACGAGGCACTGGGCGTCTTCATCCCGCTGATCGTGGTGAACTGCATTATTCTGGGGCGTGCCGAGGCTTTCGCCTCGAAGAATACGCCGCTGGATTCGGTGCTCGACGGTGTCGGGATCGGTTTGGGCTTTACGCTTTCCCTGACGGCCGTAGGTGCCGTGCGCGAGATACTGGGCAGCGGCGCGATCTTCGGCATCAGCCTCGGAACGGCCGATTACATGCCGCTGATCTTCGTCCTCGCACCGGGGGCATTCCTGGTGCTGGGGTACCTCATGGTATTGTTTAATAAATTAGCCAAGAAATAG
- a CDS encoding RagB/SusD family nutrient uptake outer membrane protein, with product MKKTIISILILGGFVSGLTNCSDLKFGDGFLEKAPGGDVTVDTIFSSKLYADRALNSAYATLRCGLTMHNPSVNGGSYEHQNAGNKLAWDNLDALTDIINTHCSWGGVYSMYYGGAYDAETENESSGTKMGFNPEQDVTWTGIRKAFLYIEHVDRVPDMSEAEKIRRKGEARMVIACQYHELLRHFGGVPLLKTAVEAGKEADIDYSRRTFEETVEYIVALCEQAARELPWTVDPADDGRFTKASALALKIRVLLYAASPLFNANQPYAEPQQPVLGNIGKIAEESVRKVAWYGNYDAQRWNRVVTACEEFITENANNGNPYKLVEATEKTAEGYGKAFGACYADRYNGEILIATGRSKRTYGDTYHAYYFGISTDFNGANAQGYGGGCVTLNYVDKFPFSNGEPAPYAEWIRTHNSTGTVTDNPFSNRDPRLYQSVMVPGGPFRDRVAQMWEGGGSEDLVNYAKDRAATGFCNRKYLWDYNRATFYDKPMNYSYMRLAEVYLAYAEALNETGRKDEACKWLDKTRNRVGLPSMTDELLHRLHRGKVLPSYPECALAGDAELREEILDERAREFAFEEIRWFDIVRWKRADIFRQTLYGIRVTILDGTDSSNFRFNFSEPIPETDRAWKNSFDPKWYLSAFPSNEVNKGYGLTQNAGW from the coding sequence ATGAAAAAGACGATAATATCCATTCTGATCCTGGGCGGTTTCGTGTCGGGACTGACCAATTGCAGCGACCTGAAATTCGGGGACGGGTTCCTGGAGAAAGCGCCCGGCGGCGATGTGACCGTCGACACGATCTTCTCGTCGAAGCTCTATGCCGACCGGGCCCTCAATTCGGCCTATGCCACGTTGCGCTGCGGGCTCACGATGCACAATCCCAGCGTGAACGGCGGGTCGTACGAACACCAGAATGCCGGTAACAAACTGGCATGGGACAACCTCGATGCCCTGACCGATATCATCAACACGCATTGTTCGTGGGGCGGCGTTTACAGCATGTATTACGGGGGCGCATACGACGCCGAGACCGAGAATGAGTCGAGCGGTACGAAGATGGGGTTCAACCCCGAGCAGGACGTGACGTGGACGGGTATCCGCAAGGCGTTCCTCTACATCGAGCATGTTGACCGTGTGCCCGACATGAGCGAGGCGGAAAAGATTCGGCGCAAGGGCGAGGCCCGAATGGTCATTGCGTGCCAGTACCACGAATTGCTGCGCCACTTCGGTGGGGTTCCCTTGCTCAAGACAGCCGTCGAGGCGGGTAAGGAGGCCGATATAGACTATTCGCGCCGGACTTTCGAAGAGACGGTCGAATACATCGTCGCGCTGTGCGAACAGGCTGCCCGGGAGCTCCCATGGACGGTCGACCCGGCCGATGACGGGCGTTTTACGAAGGCTTCGGCGCTGGCGCTCAAGATTCGTGTGCTGCTCTATGCGGCCAGCCCCTTGTTCAATGCGAATCAGCCTTATGCCGAGCCGCAACAACCGGTACTGGGCAATATCGGCAAGATCGCCGAGGAGAGTGTCCGGAAAGTGGCGTGGTATGGCAATTACGATGCCCAGCGCTGGAACCGCGTGGTTACGGCTTGCGAAGAGTTCATCACGGAGAATGCCAACAACGGCAATCCCTATAAACTCGTCGAAGCGACCGAAAAGACAGCCGAAGGTTACGGAAAGGCATTCGGTGCGTGCTATGCAGACCGTTACAACGGCGAAATACTGATTGCCACCGGGCGGTCGAAGCGTACCTACGGCGATACTTACCATGCCTATTACTTCGGCATTTCGACCGATTTCAACGGAGCGAACGCCCAGGGGTACGGCGGTGGCTGCGTGACGCTTAACTATGTCGATAAATTCCCTTTCTCGAACGGGGAACCGGCGCCTTATGCCGAATGGATCCGGACGCACAATTCGACCGGAACGGTGACGGACAATCCTTTCTCGAACCGGGATCCGCGCCTCTACCAGTCGGTGATGGTGCCCGGCGGCCCGTTCCGCGACCGTGTGGCCCAGATGTGGGAAGGCGGTGGCAGCGAGGATTTGGTGAACTATGCCAAGGATCGGGCCGCAACGGGTTTCTGCAACCGTAAATACCTCTGGGACTATAACCGTGCGACGTTCTACGACAAACCGATGAACTACTCCTATATGCGCCTGGCCGAGGTTTACCTGGCCTATGCCGAGGCATTGAATGAGACGGGACGCAAGGACGAGGCCTGCAAGTGGCTCGACAAAACCCGCAACCGCGTGGGGCTGCCCTCCATGACCGACGAATTGCTGCACCGCCTGCACCGCGGCAAGGTGCTGCCGTCCTATCCCGAATGTGCGCTTGCCGGGGATGCCGAGCTGCGCGAGGAGATACTCGACGAGCGGGCCCGGGAATTCGCCTTCGAGGAGATCCGTTGGTTCGACATCGTGCGCTGGAAACGTGCCGATATTTTCCGGCAGACGCTTTACGGGATCAGGGTGACGATCCTGGACGGAACGGATTCCTCGAATTTCCGGTTCAATTTCTCTGAGCCGATTCCCGAAACCGACCGCGCCTGGAAGAACAGCTTTGATCCGAAGTGGTATCTGAGCGCCTTTCCTTCGAACGAAGTCAACAAGGGGTACGGCCTGACTCAGAATGCCGGATGGTAG
- a CDS encoding SusC/RagA family TonB-linked outer membrane protein, with protein MKQTIYLIAVCLMFPAFALAAGAGEPDAAGLQAIQGGSRSVTYKGRVVDERSSVPLAGVAIVVKDAPQIGMTTNSEGEFRITIPVRYQPLVSVSYIGYQPRESVLVAAADNEIRLKEEAQALEEVQVIAYGQQKKVSVTGAIASINTKDLLKSPSGSAGSALAGAVTGISSVQISGQPGAEDPDIYVRGTGSLSNEASKPLILVDGVERSFFQMDSHEIESVTVLKDASSTAVFGVRGANGVILVTTRRGTKGKPQISWNSTFGLTQSLRHLTGVDSYTYATLYSEAQRSDNPGIKDDQLTFSPFVTEMFRTKADPIMFPDVDWSKYIFKNVAWQTQHNATLSGGGDRIRYFVSLGYLDQDGMMKRFDESYDPNYNYQRFNYRSNIDVDITNTTQLKVNIGGRVSDKREPLTYSLWQNIMWCTPFASPGFVDGKYIYNYKNNYIPLTELTSGLDCYYNWGYRKTTQNELNLDLALSQNLDVITKGLTLNVKGAYNTSYYLATKRAPTGTNSSYTPIYLGTITQPGMDVSDPRFDNTIVYQTDGVTGMREPMTYGEDGSGKSRNWYIEASLGYQRTFGDHAVSALLLYNQSKTYYPGQYTDIPTAYVGYVGRLTYAYKNRYLVDFNAGYNGSENFAPKKRYGFFPAGSVGWIVSEENFMKNQQTVDFLKLRASFGLVGNDKYSGARFLYLDGSWTGNHAVWQNGYGSYQFGMGGSMTMLPDAVENTVGNSEVTWEKVRKQNYGIDLKMFGARLSLTADYFFEHRYDILSTRNTLPSIVAIELPLINLGEVDNRGYEISLGWNSRAEKIDWWVQGNVSYSKNKIIFMDEVMPNYPWMAQTGRSTGLNYGYRFDRFLRADDFDADGALKTDGEGKPLLPVMSLGSPRPGDALFKDLNGDGKIDGNDKTYFGYSQRPDYVLGLLGGFRYKNFEISMQWTAGLHASRMLSGEYRNAFGSTNGRALLKFLADGRWTPENPDARFPRLTFLNKSHYLEDSDLWLMDGSYLRLKVAEIGYTFRDIPAFRKVGVKSLKVYFSGYNLLTLFSELNDIDIDPEGATSGSNIDSYPNVRIFNFGVNITF; from the coding sequence ATGAAGCAAACCATATATCTGATCGCCGTCTGCCTGATGTTCCCGGCGTTTGCACTTGCCGCCGGCGCGGGAGAGCCGGATGCGGCGGGCTTGCAGGCCATCCAGGGCGGCAGCCGGTCGGTAACGTATAAGGGCCGTGTGGTCGACGAAAGAAGTTCCGTACCGCTCGCCGGTGTCGCCATTGTTGTCAAGGACGCCCCGCAAATCGGTATGACGACCAACTCCGAGGGTGAATTCCGGATCACGATTCCCGTCCGCTATCAACCGCTCGTGTCGGTTTCCTATATTGGCTACCAGCCCAGGGAGTCGGTGCTCGTGGCTGCGGCGGACAATGAAATCCGCCTGAAGGAAGAGGCGCAGGCGCTGGAGGAGGTGCAGGTCATCGCCTACGGGCAACAGAAAAAGGTGTCGGTGACGGGCGCCATCGCCTCGATCAATACCAAAGACCTGCTCAAGTCACCGAGCGGCAGTGCCGGCAGTGCCCTTGCGGGGGCCGTGACAGGCATTTCGTCGGTACAGATTTCCGGACAGCCCGGTGCCGAAGACCCCGACATTTATGTCCGCGGTACGGGATCGCTTTCGAACGAGGCGTCGAAGCCGCTTATCCTGGTGGACGGTGTCGAGCGTTCGTTTTTCCAGATGGACTCGCACGAGATCGAGAGTGTGACCGTCCTCAAGGATGCATCGTCGACGGCCGTATTCGGGGTTCGCGGCGCCAATGGTGTCATTCTGGTCACGACGCGGCGCGGTACGAAGGGCAAGCCACAGATTTCATGGAACTCGACCTTCGGACTGACTCAGTCGCTGCGACACCTGACCGGTGTCGACAGTTATACTTACGCTACGCTCTATTCCGAGGCCCAGCGCTCCGACAATCCCGGCATTAAGGATGACCAGCTCACCTTTTCGCCGTTCGTAACGGAAATGTTCCGCACGAAGGCCGATCCGATCATGTTCCCGGATGTGGACTGGAGCAAATACATCTTCAAGAACGTCGCCTGGCAGACACAACATAATGCGACCCTGTCGGGCGGCGGCGACCGCATCCGCTATTTCGTGTCGTTGGGTTACCTGGATCAGGACGGCATGATGAAGCGTTTCGACGAGAGTTATGACCCGAATTACAATTATCAGCGCTTTAACTACCGCTCGAACATCGACGTAGACATTACGAATACGACTCAGTTGAAAGTCAATATCGGCGGGCGCGTGAGCGACAAACGCGAACCGCTGACCTATTCGCTCTGGCAGAATATCATGTGGTGTACGCCGTTCGCAAGTCCGGGTTTCGTCGACGGGAAGTACATCTACAATTACAAGAACAACTACATCCCGCTTACGGAACTCACGAGCGGGCTGGACTGCTACTACAACTGGGGTTACCGCAAAACGACCCAGAATGAACTGAACCTCGACCTTGCGCTTTCCCAGAACCTCGATGTGATTACCAAGGGATTGACCCTCAATGTGAAAGGAGCATACAATACCTCTTACTACCTGGCGACCAAACGCGCCCCGACCGGTACGAACAGTTCCTATACGCCGATTTATCTGGGGACGATCACCCAACCCGGAATGGATGTCTCAGACCCGAGGTTCGACAATACGATCGTCTACCAGACCGACGGCGTGACGGGTATGCGCGAGCCGATGACCTATGGTGAGGACGGGTCGGGCAAATCACGCAACTGGTATATAGAGGCGAGCCTCGGCTACCAGCGTACGTTCGGTGACCACGCGGTGTCGGCACTGCTGCTTTACAACCAGTCGAAGACCTACTACCCGGGTCAGTATACCGACATCCCAACCGCCTATGTGGGTTATGTGGGGCGTTTGACCTATGCTTACAAGAACCGCTATCTGGTCGATTTCAACGCCGGTTACAACGGCTCCGAGAATTTCGCCCCGAAGAAGCGCTACGGGTTCTTCCCGGCAGGTTCTGTGGGCTGGATCGTCTCCGAGGAGAATTTCATGAAGAACCAGCAAACCGTCGACTTCCTGAAGTTGAGGGCCTCGTTCGGACTGGTCGGGAACGACAAGTACAGCGGTGCCCGTTTCCTCTACCTCGACGGCTCGTGGACGGGCAACCATGCCGTATGGCAGAACGGCTACGGCAGCTACCAGTTCGGTATGGGCGGAAGTATGACGATGCTGCCCGATGCGGTCGAAAATACGGTCGGCAACTCCGAGGTGACGTGGGAAAAAGTACGCAAGCAGAACTATGGCATCGACCTCAAAATGTTCGGTGCGCGCCTCAGCCTGACGGCCGACTACTTTTTCGAACACCGCTACGACATTCTTTCGACCCGCAATACGCTGCCGTCGATCGTCGCCATCGAGCTGCCGCTGATCAATCTGGGCGAGGTCGATAACCGGGGCTATGAAATCTCACTGGGCTGGAATTCGCGTGCCGAGAAGATCGACTGGTGGGTACAGGGCAACGTCTCCTACTCGAAGAACAAGATTATTTTTATGGACGAAGTCATGCCCAACTATCCCTGGATGGCTCAGACCGGACGCAGCACGGGACTGAACTACGGGTACAGGTTCGATCGTTTCCTGCGAGCCGACGACTTCGATGCCGACGGAGCCCTGAAAACCGACGGGGAGGGGAAGCCGCTGCTACCCGTCATGTCGCTGGGATCACCCCGCCCAGGCGACGCGCTCTTTAAAGACCTCAACGGAGATGGCAAGATCGACGGCAACGACAAGACCTACTTCGGTTACAGTCAGCGTCCGGACTATGTGCTCGGCCTGCTGGGCGGATTCCGGTACAAGAATTTCGAAATTTCGATGCAGTGGACGGCCGGCCTGCATGCCTCGCGTATGCTCAGCGGCGAATACCGTAATGCTTTCGGCAGTACAAACGGCCGTGCGCTGCTCAAATTCCTGGCCGACGGGCGTTGGACGCCCGAGAACCCCGATGCGCGTTTTCCACGGCTGACCTTCCTCAACAAGTCGCACTACCTGGAGGATTCCGACCTGTGGCTGATGGACGGCTCGTACCTGCGGCTGAAGGTTGCCGAAATAGGTTATACGTTCAGGGATATTCCGGCATTCCGGAAGGTCGGCGTCAAGTCGCTGAAGGTTTATTTCAGCGGGTACAACCTGTTGACGCTTTTCTCGGAGCTCAACGACATCGATATCGACCCCGAGGGAGCGACGAGCGGTTCGAATATCGATTCCTACCCGAACGTGCGCATTTTCAACTTCGGTGTAAACATCACATTCTAA
- a CDS encoding two-component regulator propeller domain-containing protein, protein MRPNLILSRLFATVLAMLATVGYVSAEPYSKIRFVPIPSDILPSSEVRKLYQDSDGYIWIPTYNGLARYDGYGVVTYGMHDVSGVAFNSFVNVVAEDRDKAIWIGTERGLFRLDKKTGMISTTGCEQVGDCNISVIICDTGNGIWVGSDKGLFRKNASEHDFRPVTMRNADGKPVTDITSVVKDANCSLWIASYGSGLLRYDLREERTYTYDDEILRHAHVVFCDAGGNVWVGTWGAGLIRLINPYAPGRMQYARYMHREDDDTALLDDIVYAIEEDITQNTLWVGTRSGLSILHDPDHRPSFQNFKPGEDVGDLPYNEVNSIMRARDNLMWIGMLGGGVCKIQTAGMKFEFNRLDPVRARFNTSSVRSMYYIGEGEYWLGLLDFGLIRYNTRSGRIVSYREHPDLCVLPYTSTVNAIIRRNATSELCFATWSSGVWCYDEKRHRVRQINRNTLPLFADDCVLALREDPDGNLWIGSRSGIYIESASGQLSTLDMWLGRKTPFASTRIFDICCVGGGVVWIATNGDGIIRVDTKRRDWIQYRRGAGMTADNVYCLGTDDAGNLWAGTIADGLAVYSPSEDRFKAVTAFPNIEKKGITNIARDENGRMWITTNDAVFSFSPDENGTPEHINTYIITADLQSFFFNRNASARVEYGRMAFGGSNGLRIFTGNRIQPHQSKLPIVLTDFRVHNQSLRTMPEKEREHISSREIDYADEVTLTHRQNNFYIEFSMLSYANPRDNIFKYKLDGFDKEYVLVDSQHRFASYNNLPAGIYTFHLQAAGGNGVWSSNERVLKVRILPAPWRSWWAVAFYLAALAGVAYGAIRFLRYRLRMQHEIRISKFERRKTEELNHAKLQFFTNVTHELMTPLTIIITSLDSLRSTSTDREALYNVISVNATRLMRLIQQILEFRKVESGNLKIRVSQGDVAAFVRKCVEAFAPLVSKKRLRVYFQSSADRIEGWFDSDKLDKIVYNLLSNAAKYTPDEGEIKIRVGMESPGFVGIMIANSGECMSQQTIDGLFKRFYDGNYRKFHTIGTGIGLSLVKDLTDIHKGHIRVSSSEREGNCFRVVLPIGRDAYSGEEVDESVPGPDSADLMPGSAELPSMRPDEAVAGDGRMYTILIVDDNEELRVLVSNLLAAYFHIEMASGGEEALQLLAEKPVDLVVSDIMMPGMDGIELCAKIKGTFEYCHIPVILLTAKNTDDSRIEGYDSGADGYVTKPFNFKLLHAQIVNQLRKQERKGSHFRNQLVFEIEALEYTSMDEDFMRRAMACVNAHIDDGEFSQADFTREMNTSRTVLTEKLKSLTGLTPTAFMVDIRLRAAYRLLEQQRHMRIADLAYAVGFNDPKYFSTCFRKKFGVSPKEFIEQLDGKGEKIV, encoded by the coding sequence ATGCGTCCGAACCTGATACTTTCCCGCCTTTTTGCAACTGTGCTTGCCATGCTGGCCACGGTGGGGTACGTGTCTGCCGAACCCTATTCCAAAATCCGGTTCGTGCCGATCCCTTCCGACATCCTGCCGTCGAGCGAAGTACGCAAACTCTATCAGGATTCCGACGGGTATATCTGGATTCCGACCTATAACGGTCTGGCCCGCTATGACGGATACGGAGTGGTCACTTACGGTATGCACGACGTTTCGGGCGTGGCGTTCAATTCGTTCGTGAATGTGGTGGCCGAAGACCGCGACAAGGCGATCTGGATCGGGACTGAGCGCGGACTGTTTCGGCTCGACAAGAAGACGGGCATGATTTCGACGACGGGCTGCGAGCAGGTCGGCGATTGCAACATCTCGGTCATCATCTGCGATACGGGCAACGGGATTTGGGTCGGAAGCGACAAGGGCTTGTTCCGGAAAAATGCCTCGGAACATGATTTCCGTCCGGTTACGATGCGCAATGCCGATGGGAAGCCCGTCACGGACATCACTTCGGTCGTCAAGGATGCCAATTGCAGCCTGTGGATCGCTTCCTACGGCAGCGGATTGCTGCGCTACGATCTGCGCGAAGAGCGTACCTACACGTATGACGACGAGATCCTGCGGCATGCGCATGTCGTCTTCTGCGATGCGGGCGGGAATGTCTGGGTGGGCACCTGGGGCGCGGGCCTGATCCGCCTGATAAACCCCTATGCTCCCGGGCGGATGCAATATGCCCGTTACATGCACCGTGAAGACGACGATACGGCGCTGCTCGACGACATTGTCTATGCCATCGAAGAGGATATTACGCAGAACACGCTGTGGGTGGGAACCCGCAGCGGACTGAGTATCCTGCATGACCCGGATCACCGGCCCTCGTTCCAGAATTTCAAACCCGGCGAGGATGTGGGCGACCTGCCATACAACGAGGTCAATTCGATTATGCGGGCCCGGGACAACCTTATGTGGATCGGGATGCTGGGCGGCGGTGTTTGCAAGATACAGACCGCAGGCATGAAATTCGAATTCAACCGGCTCGATCCGGTGCGTGCCCGCTTCAACACCAGTTCCGTACGGAGTATGTATTACATCGGCGAGGGCGAATATTGGCTCGGGCTGCTCGATTTCGGGCTGATCAGGTATAATACCCGCAGCGGCCGTATCGTCAGCTACCGGGAGCATCCCGACCTGTGTGTGCTGCCTTATACTTCGACCGTCAATGCCATAATCAGGAGGAACGCCACTTCGGAGCTGTGCTTTGCGACGTGGAGTTCGGGTGTATGGTGCTACGACGAGAAACGCCATCGCGTGCGCCAGATCAACCGGAATACGCTGCCGCTGTTTGCCGACGACTGCGTGCTCGCGCTGCGGGAGGATCCGGACGGGAATTTGTGGATCGGTTCGAGGTCGGGAATTTATATCGAATCGGCGTCCGGGCAGCTCTCGACGCTCGACATGTGGCTGGGGCGGAAGACGCCCTTCGCATCGACGCGCATATTCGATATCTGCTGCGTCGGCGGCGGGGTCGTATGGATTGCGACCAACGGCGACGGGATCATCCGTGTCGATACGAAAAGACGTGACTGGATCCAGTATCGACGCGGGGCGGGGATGACGGCCGATAACGTCTATTGCCTCGGTACGGACGATGCGGGTAACCTCTGGGCGGGGACGATTGCCGACGGACTGGCGGTATATTCGCCCTCGGAGGATCGTTTCAAGGCGGTCACGGCATTTCCCAACATCGAGAAAAAGGGGATCACCAACATTGCTAGGGATGAGAACGGCCGCATGTGGATTACGACCAACGATGCCGTGTTCTCGTTCTCGCCCGACGAAAACGGTACTCCCGAGCATATCAACACCTATATTATTACGGCAGACCTGCAATCGTTCTTCTTCAACCGCAATGCATCGGCACGTGTCGAATACGGACGCATGGCGTTCGGCGGTTCGAACGGACTGCGCATCTTTACGGGCAACCGCATCCAGCCCCACCAGTCGAAACTTCCGATCGTATTGACCGATTTCCGGGTTCACAACCAGTCCCTGCGTACCATGCCGGAAAAGGAGCGGGAGCATATCAGCTCCCGGGAGATCGACTATGCAGATGAGGTGACGCTGACCCACCGGCAAAACAATTTCTATATCGAATTTTCGATGCTTTCCTATGCCAATCCGAGGGACAACATCTTCAAATACAAGCTGGACGGGTTCGACAAGGAGTACGTATTGGTCGATTCACAGCACCGCTTCGCCTCCTACAACAACCTGCCTGCGGGCATTTATACCTTCCATTTGCAGGCGGCGGGCGGCAACGGTGTCTGGAGCAGCAACGAGCGGGTGCTGAAGGTGCGTATCCTGCCGGCACCCTGGCGCTCGTGGTGGGCCGTGGCGTTCTATCTCGCAGCCCTTGCGGGGGTGGCCTACGGCGCGATCCGCTTCCTGCGCTACCGACTGCGTATGCAGCATGAAATCCGCATTTCGAAATTCGAACGCCGGAAAACCGAGGAGCTGAACCACGCGAAATTGCAGTTCTTTACCAATGTCACCCACGAGCTGATGACGCCCCTGACGATCATCATTACCTCGCTTGACAGCCTGCGCAGCACCTCCACAGACCGGGAGGCGCTCTACAACGTAATCTCGGTCAACGCGACGCGTCTGATGCGCCTCATCCAGCAGATACTCGAATTCCGCAAGGTCGAGAGTGGTAACCTGAAGATCCGGGTTTCGCAAGGCGATGTGGCGGCATTCGTTCGCAAATGTGTCGAGGCATTCGCCCCGCTGGTATCGAAAAAGCGCCTTCGGGTCTACTTCCAGAGTTCTGCCGACCGTATCGAAGGCTGGTTCGATTCCGACAAACTCGATAAGATCGTCTACAACCTGCTTTCCAACGCTGCCAAATACACACCCGACGAAGGGGAAATAAAAATCCGTGTGGGGATGGAAAGCCCCGGTTTTGTCGGTATAATGATCGCCAATAGCGGTGAATGCATGAGCCAGCAGACTATCGACGGGCTTTTCAAGCGCTTCTACGACGGTAATTACCGTAAGTTCCATACCATCGGTACGGGTATCGGGTTGTCGCTGGTGAAGGATCTGACCGATATCCACAAGGGGCATATCCGGGTTTCGAGCAGCGAACGGGAGGGAAATTGTTTCCGGGTCGTATTGCCCATAGGCCGGGACGCCTACTCCGGGGAAGAGGTCGACGAATCGGTGCCAGGGCCCGATTCGGCGGATTTGATGCCGGGATCGGCGGAGTTGCCGTCCATGCGGCCGGACGAGGCGGTTGCCGGAGACGGGCGGATGTATACGATTCTGATCGTGGATGACAACGAGGAACTGCGGGTGCTGGTGTCCAACTTGCTGGCGGCTTATTTCCACATCGAAATGGCATCCGGAGGCGAAGAGGCACTGCAACTTTTGGCCGAAAAACCGGTCGATCTGGTCGTTTCCGACATCATGATGCCCGGGATGGACGGGATCGAGTTGTGCGCCAAGATCAAGGGGACGTTCGAATATTGCCATATCCCTGTCATCCTTCTGACGGCCAAAAACACGGACGACAGCCGTATCGAAGGGTATGACTCGGGGGCTGACGGTTATGTTACCAAGCCGTTCAACTTCAAGCTGCTCCATGCACAGATCGTGAACCAGCTCAGAAAGCAGGAGCGCAAAGGTTCGCATTTCCGCAACCAGCTTGTCTTTGAGATCGAAGCGTTGGAATATACCTCGATGGACGAAGATTTCATGCGCCGGGCTATGGCGTGCGTCAATGCGCATATCGACGACGGCGAATTTTCGCAGGCCGATTTCACGCGGGAGATGAACACGTCGCGTACCGTCCTCACCGAGAAACTCAAATCGCTGACAGGGCTTACTCCGACCGCGTTTATGGTCGACATACGGTTGCGCGCGGCTTACCGGTTGCTGGAACAGCAGCGCCACATGCGGATCGCCGATCTGGCTTATGCCGTAGGGTTCAACGACCCGAAGTATTTCAGCACCTGTTTCCGGAAAAAGTTCGGCGTCAGTCCCAAGGAATTCATCGAACAACTCGATGGCAAGGGTGAAAAAATCGTATAA
- the rsxA gene encoding electron transport complex subunit RsxA, giving the protein MELSYFAIIIGAIFVNNVVLAQFLGICPFLGVSSKVETSMGMGAAVTFVMAIAAVVAWLIQAYVLVPLDIVYMQTIVFILVIAALVQMVEIMLKKLSPSLYQALGIFLPLITTNCAVLGVAILMIQKEFNLLQSVTYSVATALGFALALVLFAGIRERLEFEDVPKAFKGVPIALITAGILAMAFMGFSGLV; this is encoded by the coding sequence ATGGAGCTTTCATATTTCGCAATCATCATCGGCGCCATCTTCGTCAACAACGTCGTACTGGCGCAGTTCCTCGGCATCTGCCCGTTCCTGGGCGTGTCGTCGAAGGTCGAGACCTCGATGGGTATGGGCGCTGCCGTAACGTTCGTCATGGCAATCGCCGCCGTGGTGGCCTGGCTGATCCAGGCTTATGTGCTCGTGCCGCTGGACATCGTCTACATGCAGACGATCGTCTTCATCCTCGTGATCGCCGCGCTGGTACAGATGGTCGAGATCATGCTCAAGAAACTCTCGCCTTCGTTATATCAGGCACTGGGTATCTTCCTGCCCCTGATCACGACCAACTGCGCCGTGCTGGGCGTGGCGATCCTGATGATCCAAAAGGAGTTCAACCTCTTGCAGAGCGTCACTTATTCGGTGGCTACGGCGCTGGGATTCGCCCTGGCGCTGGTGCTCTTCGCCGGCATCCGCGAGAGGCTCGAATTCGAGGACGTGCCTAAGGCATTCAAGGGGGTGCCTATCGCGCTGATCACGGCCGGTATCCTCGCCATGGCCTTCATGGGCTTCTCTGGACTGGTATAA